The following are encoded together in the Robertmurraya sp. FSL R5-0851 genome:
- a CDS encoding acyl-CoA dehydrogenase family protein, with the protein MTNHTDKLIKGGSFLIEDVSYDRVFTPEDYTDEQKMIAKMTEDFVTNEVLPQVEHIENHEFDRSVKLLKEAGELGLLGADVPEEYGGLALDKISSALIAEKMSRAGGFSISHGAHVGIGSLPIVLFGNEDQKQKYLPTLATGEKLAAYALTEPGSGSDALGARTTAVLNAEGTHYVLNGEKQWITNAGFADVFVVYAKIDGEHFSAFIVEREFSGVSVGPEEKKMGIKSSSTRTLILEDAQVPVENLLGEYGKGHIIAFNILNIGRYKLGVGAVGGSKAAFEITTKYTNQRQQFKTKLSQFNLTKEKLATMASKIFAAESSVYRTVGLFEERMSKLSDEEVKNGKAVAASIAEYAIECSLNKFFATEVLDYVADEGVQLHGGYGFMSEYEIERVYRDSRINRIFEGTNEINRLLVPGTYLRKAFKGELPLFQKAQALQEELMMLMPEEPGDEPLAQEKYLVKNAKKIGLLAAGLAAQKFGKALESEQEILVNIADIVSNAYAMESAVLRTEKAIAKDGVEKSKQKLLYTQIFCQEAFNEIEQHAKETLVATETGDALRMMISALRKFTRHTPINVIAKKREASEKLIEAEKFVL; encoded by the coding sequence ATGACTAATCACACAGATAAATTAATTAAGGGTGGAAGCTTTTTAATTGAAGATGTTTCCTATGATCGAGTCTTTACTCCAGAGGATTATACAGATGAGCAAAAAATGATTGCAAAAATGACAGAGGATTTCGTCACGAATGAAGTTCTCCCACAAGTGGAGCATATTGAAAACCATGAATTTGATCGTTCAGTAAAGCTATTAAAAGAAGCGGGTGAACTCGGTCTTCTTGGGGCTGATGTTCCGGAAGAGTATGGCGGTCTGGCTCTTGATAAAATCAGTTCTGCACTAATCGCTGAAAAAATGTCTCGTGCGGGTGGTTTCTCGATCTCACACGGTGCACATGTTGGGATCGGATCGTTACCAATCGTATTGTTCGGAAACGAAGACCAAAAGCAAAAATACTTACCTACACTAGCCACTGGTGAAAAGTTGGCTGCCTATGCATTAACTGAACCTGGCTCAGGGTCAGATGCATTGGGGGCAAGAACAACGGCTGTTTTAAATGCAGAAGGAACGCATTATGTTCTTAACGGAGAAAAGCAATGGATTACAAATGCAGGTTTTGCCGATGTATTTGTTGTTTATGCAAAAATCGATGGCGAGCACTTCTCTGCTTTTATCGTTGAAAGAGAGTTTTCGGGAGTGTCTGTTGGTCCAGAAGAGAAGAAGATGGGAATTAAGAGTTCTTCCACTCGTACGTTGATTTTAGAAGATGCTCAAGTACCGGTTGAAAACCTATTAGGAGAGTACGGAAAAGGTCATATTATCGCCTTTAACATTTTAAATATTGGTCGTTATAAGCTTGGGGTGGGAGCCGTCGGAGGTTCAAAAGCTGCATTTGAAATTACGACGAAGTACACGAATCAGCGCCAACAATTTAAAACAAAGCTATCTCAATTCAATTTAACAAAAGAAAAACTAGCAACAATGGCTTCCAAAATCTTTGCGGCTGAAAGCTCTGTCTACCGTACTGTCGGACTTTTTGAAGAGCGCATGAGCAAGTTATCGGATGAAGAAGTGAAAAATGGGAAAGCGGTAGCAGCATCCATTGCTGAATACGCAATCGAATGTTCACTAAATAAATTCTTCGCCACGGAAGTGTTGGATTATGTAGCGGATGAAGGGGTACAGCTTCACGGTGGTTACGGCTTTATGAGCGAGTATGAAATTGAACGAGTGTACCGTGACTCTCGAATTAACCGAATTTTTGAAGGTACAAACGAAATCAATCGCCTTTTAGTACCTGGCACGTATTTAAGAAAAGCATTTAAAGGAGAACTTCCTTTATTCCAAAAAGCACAAGCCCTTCAAGAAGAGCTTATGATGCTTATGCCAGAAGAGCCAGGCGATGAGCCACTTGCTCAAGAGAAGTATTTAGTGAAAAATGCGAAGAAAATCGGCCTTCTTGCAGCAGGGCTAGCGGCGCAAAAGTTTGGAAAAGCACTAGAGAGTGAGCAGGAAATCTTAGTGAACATCGCCGATATCGTATCCAATGCTTATGCGATGGAATCAGCCGTGTTACGAACAGAAAAAGCAATCGCTAAGGACGGGGTAGAAAAGAGCAAGCAAAAGCTTTTATACACACAAATCTTCTGTCAGGAAGCATTCAACGAAATCGAGCAGCACGCAAAAGAAACACTTGTCGCAACAGAAACAGGTGACGCATTGCGCATGATGATCTCTGCCCTTCGCAAATTTACAAGACACACACCAATCAACGTCATTGCGAAAAAGCGTGAAGCTTCAGAAAAACTAATCGAAGCTGAAAAATTTGTCCTATAA
- a CDS encoding 3-hydroxyacyl-CoA dehydrogenase/enoyl-CoA hydratase family protein, which produces MQQIKKAAVLGSGVMGSGIAAHLANIGIPTLLLDIVPRELTDDEKKKGLTLEDKAVRNRISQTALQKLLKQKPAPLTSKNNLALIEAGNFEDDLSRLSEVDWIIEVVVENLAIKQQIFEKVDEYRKPGSFVSSNTSGISVEAMAEGRSEDFQKHFLGTHFFNPPRYLKLLEIIPTQHTSPDVLHFMKQYGEDILGKGVVVAKDTPNFIANRIGTYGLLVTVREMLKGGYSVGEVDSVTGPLIGRPKSATFRTLDVVGLDTFAHVAKNVYDQVDGEEKEVFEVPAFMNQMLEKGWLGSKSGQGFFLKKGKEILELDPVTLEYVERKKLKTASIEMSKQEKGLANKLKALVYANDRTGELLWNIFSPVLVYSANLLGTIADDIVAIDRAMKWGFGWEQGPFEVWDALGLEKSIAKMEKDGLVIPSWIKEMLANGQTSFYKEEENGDVFFYTNGDYKLVEENPKVINLKKIKKQRGVIKKNSGASLIDLGDGVALLEFHSQSNAIGLDIVQMINFAVEEVEKNFKGLVIGNQGKNFCVGANLAMILMEAQDDNIFEIDMVVRHFQQAMMKIKYSTKPVVAAPFAMTLGGGAEVCLPAAHIQATMETYMGLVEVGVGLIPGGGGNKELYMKFLNSMPNGVPFDLQNVANKVFETIAMAKVSTSGEEARENNFLNKADGVSVNGDHQLYDAKQAVLALYDKGYKPPVRKKIPVVGETGYATLLLGAQTMHYSGYISEHDLKIAKKLAYVIAGGKVPFGTEVDEQYLLDLEKEAFLSLIAEPKSQARMQHMLLKGKPLRN; this is translated from the coding sequence ATCCAACAAATTAAAAAAGCTGCCGTATTAGGCTCGGGGGTAATGGGGTCTGGTATTGCCGCACACCTTGCCAATATTGGGATTCCAACCTTGCTATTAGATATCGTTCCGCGCGAGCTAACTGATGACGAGAAGAAAAAGGGGTTAACTCTAGAAGATAAAGCGGTAAGAAATCGAATTAGCCAAACAGCTCTTCAAAAGCTGTTAAAACAAAAACCTGCACCATTAACCTCAAAAAATAATTTAGCCCTCATCGAAGCAGGAAATTTTGAAGATGATCTATCACGACTAAGTGAAGTTGACTGGATCATTGAAGTGGTAGTAGAAAACCTAGCCATTAAGCAGCAGATTTTCGAGAAGGTTGATGAATATCGAAAGCCTGGTAGCTTTGTAAGCTCAAATACATCAGGTATTTCTGTAGAGGCGATGGCAGAAGGCCGCTCTGAAGACTTTCAAAAGCATTTCCTTGGTACACACTTTTTTAATCCTCCTAGATACTTAAAGCTTTTAGAAATCATTCCAACTCAACATACTTCACCGGATGTACTTCATTTTATGAAGCAGTACGGGGAAGATATTCTCGGAAAAGGTGTGGTTGTGGCTAAGGACACGCCAAATTTTATCGCCAACCGAATTGGTACGTACGGTCTCTTAGTAACAGTAAGGGAAATGTTAAAAGGTGGATACAGCGTTGGGGAAGTGGATTCTGTAACGGGACCGCTAATCGGACGACCAAAGAGTGCAACCTTCCGTACGTTGGATGTGGTAGGACTTGATACATTTGCGCATGTTGCAAAAAACGTGTATGACCAAGTGGATGGTGAAGAGAAAGAAGTATTTGAGGTTCCTGCCTTTATGAATCAAATGCTTGAAAAAGGTTGGCTTGGCAGCAAATCTGGTCAAGGATTCTTCCTGAAAAAAGGAAAAGAAATACTTGAATTAGATCCGGTCACTCTTGAATACGTGGAACGAAAAAAATTAAAAACGGCCTCTATTGAAATGAGCAAACAGGAAAAAGGCTTAGCGAATAAATTGAAAGCGCTTGTATATGCGAATGACCGTACTGGAGAACTACTTTGGAATATTTTTAGTCCTGTACTTGTGTATTCTGCGAATCTACTTGGTACGATTGCCGATGACATTGTCGCGATTGACCGTGCCATGAAATGGGGCTTCGGTTGGGAGCAAGGACCTTTTGAAGTATGGGATGCGCTTGGATTAGAAAAATCGATTGCAAAAATGGAGAAAGACGGTCTTGTTATTCCAAGCTGGATAAAGGAAATGCTAGCAAATGGTCAAACAAGCTTTTATAAGGAAGAAGAAAACGGGGATGTTTTCTTTTATACCAATGGTGATTACAAGCTAGTAGAAGAAAACCCAAAGGTGATCAACCTGAAAAAAATCAAAAAACAGCGTGGTGTTATCAAGAAGAATAGTGGTGCCAGTTTGATTGATCTTGGAGATGGAGTAGCCCTTCTAGAATTCCATTCACAAAGTAATGCGATTGGGCTTGATATTGTGCAAATGATTAATTTTGCTGTTGAAGAAGTGGAAAAGAACTTCAAGGGCTTGGTCATTGGGAATCAAGGTAAGAACTTCTGCGTCGGTGCAAACCTTGCCATGATTCTTATGGAAGCACAGGATGATAATATTTTTGAAATTGATATGGTCGTTCGTCACTTCCAACAAGCCATGATGAAAATTAAGTACAGCACAAAGCCAGTCGTTGCTGCACCATTTGCGATGACCCTTGGTGGTGGAGCAGAGGTTTGCCTACCAGCTGCGCATATTCAAGCGACAATGGAAACGTATATGGGACTTGTGGAAGTTGGGGTTGGTCTTATCCCTGGAGGTGGCGGGAACAAAGAGCTATACATGAAGTTTTTAAACAGCATGCCAAACGGAGTTCCATTTGACCTTCAAAACGTGGCAAATAAAGTGTTTGAAACGATTGCAATGGCAAAGGTTTCCACATCGGGAGAGGAAGCGCGTGAAAACAACTTCTTGAATAAAGCAGATGGTGTCAGTGTAAACGGAGACCACCAGCTGTATGATGCGAAGCAGGCAGTTCTAGCTCTTTATGACAAAGGGTATAAGCCGCCCGTCCGAAAGAAGATTCCCGTCGTCGGTGAAACGGGCTACGCCACCTTACTTTTAGGAGCACAAACGATGCATTACTCTGGATATATTTCAGAGCACGATTTGAAAATTGCAAAGAAACTAGCTTATGTGATTGCGGGCGGAAAAGTGCCATTTGGAACGGAAGTCGATGAGCAATACTTGCTTGACCTTGAAAAAGAGGCCTTCTTGAGCTTAATTGCAGAGCCAAAATCGCAAGCAAGAATGCAGCATATGCTTTTAAAAGGAAAACCATTACGTAATTAA
- a CDS encoding acetyl-CoA C-acetyltransferase yields MREAVIVAGARTPVGKSKKGSLASVRPDDLGALVVKETLKRAGNYDGNIDDLIIGCAMPEAEQGLNMARNIGALAGLPDTVPAITINRYCSSGLQSIAYAAEKIMIGHADTIIAGGAESMSLVPMMGHVVRPNAKLAESAPQYYMGMGHTAEEVARKFGISREDQDAFAVRSHQKAAKALQEGKFVDEIVPVDVILRSVGRDNKLVEKPFVFSQDEGVRPESTVETLAKLRPAFSVTGTVTAGNSSQTSDGAAAVMVMDREKAEAGGLTPLVKFRSFAVGGVPPEIMGIGPVVAIPKALKLAGLELSDIGLFELNEAFASQSIQVIRELGIDEEKVNVNGGAIALGHPLGCTGAKLTLSLIHEMKRRNQQFGVVTMCIGGGMGAAGVFELL; encoded by the coding sequence ATGAGAGAAGCGGTGATCGTTGCTGGAGCACGAACTCCAGTGGGAAAATCAAAAAAAGGATCGCTTGCCAGTGTTAGACCTGATGATCTAGGTGCATTGGTTGTAAAAGAGACCTTAAAGCGGGCAGGAAATTATGATGGAAATATTGATGACTTAATTATTGGCTGTGCGATGCCGGAAGCAGAGCAAGGGTTAAATATGGCAAGAAATATTGGGGCGCTTGCAGGACTTCCTGACACAGTGCCTGCCATTACCATCAACCGCTATTGTTCATCAGGGCTTCAGTCAATTGCCTATGCGGCAGAAAAGATCATGATTGGTCATGCCGACACGATCATTGCTGGTGGAGCAGAATCCATGAGCTTAGTACCGATGATGGGTCATGTGGTAAGGCCCAATGCCAAACTGGCTGAGTCAGCACCACAATACTATATGGGGATGGGACACACAGCAGAAGAGGTAGCAAGGAAATTTGGAATATCTCGTGAAGATCAAGATGCTTTTGCGGTAAGAAGTCACCAAAAAGCAGCAAAAGCTCTCCAAGAAGGAAAGTTTGTTGATGAAATTGTTCCAGTAGACGTTATTCTACGCTCGGTTGGAAGAGACAATAAATTAGTTGAAAAACCATTCGTTTTTAGCCAAGACGAGGGAGTGCGTCCTGAGTCAACGGTAGAAACATTGGCAAAGCTTCGTCCGGCCTTTTCCGTAACAGGAACGGTTACAGCAGGAAATTCCTCACAAACAAGTGACGGAGCGGCGGCCGTCATGGTTATGGATCGTGAAAAGGCAGAGGCTGGGGGACTCACGCCACTTGTCAAATTCCGATCATTCGCCGTTGGAGGCGTGCCACCTGAAATTATGGGAATCGGTCCAGTTGTAGCCATTCCTAAAGCATTAAAGCTTGCCGGTTTAGAGCTATCGGATATCGGATTATTTGAACTAAATGAAGCCTTTGCTTCTCAATCGATTCAAGTGATTCGTGAGTTAGGAATTGATGAGGAAAAGGTGAATGTAAATGGAGGTGCCATTGCACTAGGTCACCCACTTGGCTGTACTGGTGCGAAGCTAACCCTTTCTCTTATCCATGAAATGAAGCGACGCAATCAACAATTTGGGGTTGTTACCATGTGTATCGGAGGCGGCATGGGTGCTGCTGGAGTATTCGAACTTTTATAA
- a CDS encoding proline dehydrogenase — protein MEQLMRDFFLFLSKNRALTKLAKRYGLRFGASRFVAGETIELATRVIQDLNKKGLLVTIDYLGEFVDNEKEANEMADNSILAIESIGREKLQSQLSLKMTSMGLDISDHVVLHNMRRILEAAKKNDVFVTIDMEDYSRAQKTLDIFKKLKREYENVGTVIQAYLYRTEKDIEELNEYQPNLRLVKGAYKESPEVAFPVKKDVDENFKKIIKMHMLNGNYTAVATHDDAIIEYTKQLASEHRINNDQFEFQMLYGIRPEKQIELVEEGYKMRVYVPYGTDWYGYFMRRLAERPANVAFVLKGMFKK, from the coding sequence ATGGAACAATTGATGAGAGATTTCTTTTTATTCCTTTCTAAAAATCGAGCATTAACGAAATTAGCCAAGCGATATGGATTACGATTCGGTGCGTCACGATTTGTTGCTGGTGAAACCATTGAACTCGCAACACGCGTTATTCAAGACCTTAATAAAAAAGGGCTACTCGTTACCATCGACTATTTAGGTGAATTTGTCGACAATGAGAAAGAAGCAAATGAAATGGCCGATAACTCAATACTAGCGATAGAGTCAATCGGACGGGAAAAACTTCAATCACAATTATCACTAAAAATGACTTCGATGGGATTAGATATATCAGACCACGTCGTTCTACACAATATGAGAAGAATACTAGAAGCAGCGAAAAAGAACGATGTGTTCGTCACGATTGATATGGAAGACTATTCTCGTGCGCAGAAAACATTAGATATTTTTAAAAAATTAAAAAGGGAATATGAGAATGTAGGTACAGTTATTCAAGCGTATTTATATCGAACGGAAAAGGATATCGAGGAGCTTAATGAGTACCAACCCAATTTACGGCTTGTGAAGGGGGCATACAAAGAATCTCCGGAAGTAGCATTTCCAGTAAAAAAAGACGTGGATGAAAATTTTAAAAAGATTATTAAGATGCATATGTTAAACGGAAATTACACGGCCGTTGCTACACACGATGATGCAATCATTGAATATACAAAACAACTAGCTAGTGAGCATCGCATCAACAACGACCAATTTGAGTTCCAAATGCTATACGGCATCCGCCCGGAAAAGCAAATCGAGCTAGTTGAAGAAGGATATAAGATGAGAGTATATGTCCCGTATGGAACCGACTGGTACGGATACTTCATGCGCCGCCTAGCCGAACGCCCAGCGAATGTAGCGTTTGTCCTGAAGGGAATGTTTAAAAAGTAA
- a CDS encoding IucA/IucC family C-terminal-domain containing protein: MDKFFSETELSQLKNYRFTLEKVHGESDLSITLNELLQKDQLRTFISRASEHIGSPNVKVTASMFIKRSAFLSAIYLYAMTAFNKRFHIQLEHMHLQTDEQDPLWLPTFYFSKWRISEPTGDRDQWRYEAIADFFSNIVTPIVESVKTESKQSKLVLWENIAIYIFWLYESVLAENEDEEVCGRAVEDLQFIAQLAPGSLFGHYHENPIKRHFHDKRYIPELGEEVRVRTTCCFFYALTGTPDRCRICPQTCNRPKKALKNGGNS, translated from the coding sequence ATGGATAAATTTTTTTCAGAAACAGAATTAAGTCAACTGAAGAATTACCGATTTACATTAGAAAAAGTTCATGGGGAATCTGATCTATCGATTACGTTAAATGAGCTTCTTCAAAAAGATCAGCTTCGGACCTTTATCAGTCGTGCTTCCGAGCATATTGGGTCGCCCAATGTAAAAGTAACAGCTTCCATGTTTATTAAGAGATCCGCTTTTTTATCCGCCATTTATTTGTATGCAATGACCGCATTTAACAAACGATTTCATATACAGCTCGAGCATATGCATCTTCAAACAGACGAACAAGATCCACTTTGGCTACCTACGTTCTATTTTTCAAAGTGGAGAATCAGTGAACCCACTGGTGATAGAGACCAATGGAGATATGAAGCCATAGCTGACTTTTTTTCCAATATCGTAACTCCTATTGTGGAGAGTGTGAAGACGGAGTCCAAACAATCTAAACTCGTATTATGGGAAAATATTGCGATCTATATTTTTTGGCTGTATGAATCGGTGTTAGCTGAAAATGAAGATGAAGAGGTTTGTGGACGTGCTGTGGAAGATTTACAGTTCATTGCTCAACTTGCACCTGGATCATTGTTTGGACATTATCATGAAAACCCCATTAAAAGACATTTTCATGATAAACGTTATATTCCTGAGCTTGGAGAAGAAGTTCGTGTACGAACCACATGCTGCTTCTTTTATGCCTTAACAGGAACACCGGACCGCTGTAGAATTTGTCCACAAACTTGTAATCGACCCAAAAAGGCACTAAAGAACGGAGGGAACTCGTGA
- a CDS encoding YusU family protein produces the protein MSNQLDEKINGLLTKYTELLLGEADADHVEKVKAWILYSHMSKSMPALVKHWNDTYPDAKNEVKETINEIKQLNEAHRQAKK, from the coding sequence GTGAGCAATCAACTAGATGAAAAGATCAATGGATTACTAACCAAATATACCGAATTGCTACTAGGTGAGGCAGATGCTGATCATGTGGAAAAAGTAAAAGCGTGGATCCTTTACTCTCACATGAGCAAATCAATGCCTGCTCTCGTTAAGCATTGGAACGACACATATCCTGATGCGAAAAATGAGGTTAAGGAAACAATTAATGAAATCAAACAATTAAATGAAGCGCACCGACAAGCGAAAAAATAA
- a CDS encoding YuzL family protein, which translates to MAKMKKNPSKAGVSAASVKGDAGPTVENDGGGKRNSQNNQYKR; encoded by the coding sequence ATGGCAAAGATGAAGAAAAACCCATCAAAGGCTGGCGTAAGTGCCGCTAGCGTTAAGGGTGATGCTGGCCCAACTGTTGAAAATGATGGTGGTGGAAAAAGAAACAGCCAGAACAACCAGTATAAGAGATAA
- a CDS encoding ABC transporter ATP-binding protein, which translates to MKKAIETKQLTLSYGDSIIIDELNLKIPKGEITVFIGGNGCGKSTLLRSIARLLKPKSGEIVLNGKEIVKMSSKEVAKQMAVLPQGPVSPEGLTVLQLVKQGRYPYQTWLKQWSSEDEEKVYKALEATGLLDLKERSVDSLSGGQRQRAWIAMTLAQDTDFILLDEPTTYLDMTHQIDILDLLFELNERENRTIVMVLHDLNLACRYAHNIVAVKDKKIAAMGKPEDVVTRGLVKKVFEMDCEISIDPLFGTPLCIPYGKGRTVFRHAGAVNG; encoded by the coding sequence ATGAAAAAAGCCATTGAAACGAAACAATTAACGCTATCATATGGTGACTCCATCATTATAGATGAATTAAATTTGAAGATCCCGAAAGGCGAAATTACTGTATTTATCGGTGGCAATGGATGTGGAAAATCCACTCTTTTACGGTCGATTGCTCGGTTATTAAAGCCCAAAAGCGGAGAAATCGTATTAAATGGAAAAGAGATTGTAAAAATGTCCTCCAAGGAAGTGGCAAAGCAAATGGCCGTGTTGCCGCAAGGACCGGTGTCACCTGAAGGTTTGACGGTTCTTCAACTGGTGAAGCAAGGGCGCTATCCTTACCAAACATGGCTTAAGCAATGGTCTAGTGAGGATGAAGAGAAGGTCTATAAGGCACTTGAAGCAACCGGGTTGCTCGATTTAAAGGAACGGTCTGTGGATTCACTTTCAGGTGGTCAACGTCAAAGAGCATGGATTGCGATGACATTAGCACAGGATACGGACTTTATTCTTCTGGATGAACCAACCACCTATTTAGATATGACCCATCAAATTGACATACTTGATTTATTATTTGAGCTGAATGAGAGGGAAAATCGTACGATCGTGATGGTCCTTCATGATTTGAACCTAGCTTGTCGTTATGCGCATAATATCGTGGCAGTTAAGGACAAGAAAATCGCAGCAATGGGAAAGCCAGAGGATGTCGTGACAAGAGGGCTTGTGAAGAAGGTATTTGAAATGGACTGTGAAATTTCCATTGACCCATTATTCGGGACACCGCTTTGCATCCCCTATGGAAAGGGAAGAACGGTATTTAGACATGCAGGAGCAGTCAATGGATAA